A stretch of the Pygocentrus nattereri isolate fPygNat1 chromosome 29, fPygNat1.pri, whole genome shotgun sequence genome encodes the following:
- the LOC108441908 gene encoding major histocompatibility complex class I-related gene protein-like isoform X2, translated as MNRFYILLNILTFAAAAVNTGSHSLCSVATFVVGETPFPEFTVLMMLDDILVTYYDSVVEKTVMKVDLQLNEENQKFADMIFGALHVEMRDRANFLKRHFNYTNGVQTEQRIECCELLSNNKPGGMKMFDAFNGLNGMERDYNVHRHALHTETKWPIVFDTVKLEYNKKLYAYFLHPVCIEALERALKELKNHIFRKVKPRVRLLMKPYDSGGARVSCLATGFYPRHINLTLLRNGQPVSEHLVSGGELLPNGDGTYQMRKSLEISAEELQQKHNYTCTATHLSLDNKLDIHWDYDPGPPIAVIASTVLLVILVCVIAPIAGFIVWKKRRVVSRTSSQSDYSAASTTEEKELEDLKN; from the exons ATGAACAGGTTCTACATTCTACTAAATATCCTCACGTTTGCAGCAGCTGCTGTAAACACAG gctctcactctctctgctctgtggcAACATTTGTCGTAGGAGAGACGCCCTTCCCTGAGTTCACTGTCCTGATGATGCTGGATGACATCTTAGTTACTTACTATGACTCAGTTGTAGAGAAGACAGTCATGAAAGTAGACCTGCAATTAAATGAAGAGAACCAAAAATTTGCTGATATGATTTTTGGAGCACTGCATGTAGAAATGCGAGATCGAGCCAACTTTCTAAAGAGACATTTTAATTACACTAACG GTGTCCAAACAGAGCAAAGAATTGAGTGCTGTGAATTGTTGAGCAATAACAAGCCAGGAGGAATGAAGATGTTTGACGCTTTCAATGGTCTGAATGGAATGGAGAGGGACTATAATGTACACCGTCATGCTCTACACACTGAAACTAAATGGCCTATTGTTTTTGACACTGTAAAGCTGGAATATAACAAAAAACTGTATGCATATTTTCTGCACCCTGTATGCATTGAAGCTTTAGAGAGAGCTCTGAAAGAACTGAAGAATCACATATTCAGAAAAG TAAAGCCCAGAGTGAGACTCCTGATGAAGCCCTATGACTCTGGAGGAGCTCGTGTGAGCTGCCTGGCCACTGGTTTCTACCCACGCCACATCAACCTGACGCTGCTGAGGAACGGCCAGCCTGTGTCCGAGCACCTGGTCAGTGGAGGTGAGCTGCTGCCTAATGGAGACGGAACTTATCAGATGAGGAAGAGTCTGGAGATCAGTGCAGAGGAGCTCCAACAGAAGCATAACTACACCTGCACAGCCACTCACCTCAGCCTGGACAACAAGCTGGACATTCACTGGG ATTATGATCCAGGTCCACCCATTGCAGTCATAGCTTCCACTGTGCTGCTGGTGATATTAGTGTGTGTGATCGCACCAATAGCTGGCTTCATTGTGTGGAAGAAGAGGCGTGTAG TCTCCCGAACATCCTCCCAGAGTGATTACTCTGCTGCATCCA CCACAGAGGAGAAAGAGCTGGAGGACCTGAAGAACTGA
- the LOC108441908 gene encoding major histocompatibility complex class I-related gene protein-like isoform X1 yields the protein MNRFYILLNILTFAAAAVNTGSHSLCSVATFVVGETPFPEFTVLMMLDDILVTYYDSVVEKTVMKVDLQLNEENQKFADMIFGALHVEMRDRANFLKRHFNYTNGVQTEQRIECCELLSNNKPGGMKMFDAFNGLNGMERDYNVHRHALHTETKWPIVFDTVKLEYNKKLYAYFLHPVCIEALERALKELKNHIFRKVKPRVRLLMKPYDSGGARVSCLATGFYPRHINLTLLRNGQPVSEHLVSGGELLPNGDGTYQMRKSLEISAEELQQKHNYTCTATHLSLDNKLDIHWDYDPGPPIAVIASTVLLVILVCVIAPIAGFIVWKKRRVVSRTSSQSDYSAASSDHRGERAGGPEELRTWTD from the exons ATGAACAGGTTCTACATTCTACTAAATATCCTCACGTTTGCAGCAGCTGCTGTAAACACAG gctctcactctctctgctctgtggcAACATTTGTCGTAGGAGAGACGCCCTTCCCTGAGTTCACTGTCCTGATGATGCTGGATGACATCTTAGTTACTTACTATGACTCAGTTGTAGAGAAGACAGTCATGAAAGTAGACCTGCAATTAAATGAAGAGAACCAAAAATTTGCTGATATGATTTTTGGAGCACTGCATGTAGAAATGCGAGATCGAGCCAACTTTCTAAAGAGACATTTTAATTACACTAACG GTGTCCAAACAGAGCAAAGAATTGAGTGCTGTGAATTGTTGAGCAATAACAAGCCAGGAGGAATGAAGATGTTTGACGCTTTCAATGGTCTGAATGGAATGGAGAGGGACTATAATGTACACCGTCATGCTCTACACACTGAAACTAAATGGCCTATTGTTTTTGACACTGTAAAGCTGGAATATAACAAAAAACTGTATGCATATTTTCTGCACCCTGTATGCATTGAAGCTTTAGAGAGAGCTCTGAAAGAACTGAAGAATCACATATTCAGAAAAG TAAAGCCCAGAGTGAGACTCCTGATGAAGCCCTATGACTCTGGAGGAGCTCGTGTGAGCTGCCTGGCCACTGGTTTCTACCCACGCCACATCAACCTGACGCTGCTGAGGAACGGCCAGCCTGTGTCCGAGCACCTGGTCAGTGGAGGTGAGCTGCTGCCTAATGGAGACGGAACTTATCAGATGAGGAAGAGTCTGGAGATCAGTGCAGAGGAGCTCCAACAGAAGCATAACTACACCTGCACAGCCACTCACCTCAGCCTGGACAACAAGCTGGACATTCACTGGG ATTATGATCCAGGTCCACCCATTGCAGTCATAGCTTCCACTGTGCTGCTGGTGATATTAGTGTGTGTGATCGCACCAATAGCTGGCTTCATTGTGTGGAAGAAGAGGCGTGTAG TCTCCCGAACATCCTCCCAGAGTGATTACTCTGCTGCATCCAGTGA CCACAGAGGAGAAAGAGCTGGAGGACCTGAAGAACTGAGGACGTGGACAGATTAG